The nucleotide window GTGAACTGGTACGTCAACGAGGCGGTGAAAGTCAGTGCCAACTACATCAACGTGCGCACCGACAACAACGAGAACACCGTGGGCGACGACAGCGGCAATGCCATCGTGACCCGCCTGCAATACGTCTTCTGATCCCTCTCATCAGTCTGACGTGAGAAAGCCGGAAGCGCTCAACGTGCTTCCGGCTTTCCTGTTTCTGGAGGTGATCAAGCATGGAGCGCCCTCCTCCTACCTGCTTTCGCTTACCGATGACCGCTCTTGCCAAAGCTCGGCGAATCTGATGTGATTGCCGCGTCGGGCTTTGCATGGTGGCCGTGCAAGCAAATCAAACCTGACTCCTATTCATGATTGAACCTGATTCGACGTCCAGCTTCGCGTCTAACGGCCCTACAAGCGCAGCTACCCCAACGTCGCTCATTAGGGGATAGTCATGTCTGCAAAAAAGCTGCTTCAACCTCTCGCTGCTCAGCTGCACGCCTCGTTCTCGGCTTCTGGCCGCCCGTACTCTCATCTGCACCTCCACCAGCTGTTCCACGCGGCCATCGGCTCCGTTGCACCGCAAGTTGCCATCCAAGACAAGCTGCCAATTCAGGTCTGTCGTGACAACGAGACACGGCAGTACAACCTCTACGCGGCGGTCGAGCGGGCGAAAACGTGCTTAGGATTGACCGATCTTCAAGCAGTCGGTGTGGCTGAAGAAGTCATTGAGGTGCTACGAACTGCGGGAATCGGCGTGAACCAGGTTCGCCTGCTCCTTGACCCCTCCTTCAGCTCGAAGACTCGCAAAAAGGCCTTCAAGGCTCTCTGCAAGAACCTGGATCTGAACGAGCTAGGCGATCGCTTCGTCCCCAAGACTGCAACGTTGGCCATCGCTGCTGGTATTGCGCCGCCTCCCAAAATGTCGTGGAAGGATCGCTTCGCCCTGGCTGCAAATTCCCCCATGCGGGGGCCAAGCGAGCTCATCAGCATGGTCAACCGGGATGAGTGTTATCTGTGGGTATTCCCACCGACTGACCATCATGCGACGGCTCCAGCGACGCATGACCGTTTCTTTGGTGAAAAGACCCACCCGAGCGCAGAAATGGGCATGGGGTTCAGCATCATCGATTCCGGCTGGACCCGCCCCAAGTACCCGCTATCCAGGCAGTCACAAGAGACCTTCATCCAGTATTCGCTTTCTGCGCCGATGTGGTCCTGGCGCGCACAAAGTGACACCTGGCGCCTGGGAAACATCCTGCGTTCAAGAATCCTTGACGGGGCTCCTTGGCATAACGAGCCTCTGAGTGACGTGCTTCCGAGCGGCCTTAAATCCCTGCCCCGGATCTATGGGTGCGAAACCTGCCGAACGCTGTTCATTGAGAATCACAGCGACTACCCGGATGTACCCACTCAGTGCCAATGCGGTGAGGCGAGCAGCACGGGTGACCAAAACGAGTCATCTGCTCTCAATAGCTGATTTTCCTTACGGTGGCGGGCTGAGCCCCCCGTTAGGGATTGGCTATGGGAGCGGGATTCGCTCACCCCAAACCTGAAGGCGCCGCCACCTAACCGAGCGATATGAGCTGAATGCTCGCGGAGTAGATATGCAAAAGAGTAAAAACAAACAGGACACCCTGGCGGCGATCAATGCGCTTGTCGAGATTGCGTATGATCAGGGATTTGCGGACGGACACGGAGTCGGCAATCAAGTCGGTTTCGTAGCCGGTGTCATGAGCCTCAAAGCTGCATTGGCCTGCGGCTTACGGCATGGCTCACCTGAGTGCGGAAAGGCCCTTGAAAGCCTCAAGCGCATCGGGATCGACGAGTGAGAGAAAAGTACGGGTCGTGCGCTGATCGCGCACGACCCGTACTTCTACTTCAGGTCATTTCCCTGCTTAGCTTCATGATTGAAGCTCAGGGATCAGGTGCTTCTGCGGTAGGCCAACAGGCGCAAGGCGTTGAAGACGACCAACAGTGTGGAGCCCTCATGGATCGCAACAGCGGCACCAATGCTCAAGCCCATGATGGTGGACGGAACCAGGATGGCCACAATCCCCAAGCTGACGAACAGATTCTGGTGGATGATCGATCGCGTGTGACGGCTCAGCCCCACCGCAAATGGGAGTTGCCTGATGTCGTCAGCCATAAGCGCGATATCAGCCGTTTCCAGGGCAACATCAGATCCAGCAGCCCCCATTGCGATACCAACGCTCGAACTGGCCATGGCAGGGGCATCATTGACGCCGTCACCCACCATGGCCACCTTGGCGCTAAGGCGCAGGTTTTTGATGGCCTTGACCTTGTCTTCCGGCATCAGGTCTCCCCACGCTTCATCTAAGCCAACTTGTTTGGCTACAGCCTCTGCAACGCGGTTGTGGTCTCCAGAAATCATGACCATGCGTTCGATGCCCATCTCTCTAAGCTTCTGGAGTGCCTCTTTGGCCCCCTCCCGGGGTGTGTCCAATAGCCCGATAGCGCCCAGATCCTTGTCAGCACGCCGTACCACCATGGTGGTACGGCCTGACTGACGTAGACGCTCCGCAGCCTCCAGGGCTGCCTTGCTGAGTGCGGGAATACCATTGGTACCGAACATCTCGACCTTGCCAATCCAGACGAACTGCCCATCAAGCTCAGCACGCACGCCGCGGCCAATCATGTTGCTCATGTTCTTGGCTTGGAATCGGCGCCGTGTGCCAATCATCTCTTCACCGTCACGCACAATTGCCGCAGCCAGCGGATGGTCGCTCATCGACTCCACAGCGATGGCGACGTTTAGCAGATCCTCGATCTGCGTGCCGCCTATGGGTATTACATCGGTGATACGTGGGCGCCCTTCGGTCAGGGTACCGGTCTTGTCGAATGCCATGGCATTCAATGATCCAAGCTCTTCAAGTGGCGCACCGCCCTTGATCAGCACGCCACCTCGGGCTGCCCTGGCGATGCCAGAGAGAATGGCGCTTGGTGTAGCGATCGCGAGCGCGCAGGGGCTGGCTGCAACCAGTACGGCCATCGCCCGGTAGAACGAGTCACGGAACGGCTCGTCAAGGAAAATGCCGGCAAATAGCAGCCCGACTACCAGCAGTAAAACCAACGGGACGAATATGCGTTGGAAGCGGTCCGTGAATCGCTGGGTCGGTGACTTCCTGACTTCGGCTTCACTGACCATCTTGATGACCCGCGCCAAGGTACTCTCCGTAGAGCGCCGGGTTACCTCAACCTCGATGAGCGTTTCGCCATTGATGGTACCGGCGAAGACTTTCGAGGCTGCATCCACTGCATCTGGCTTGCTGCGTGCGAGTTCGGCATCAGGAACAGGTTGCTTGTCCACGGGGACGCTCTCACCGGTTACTGGCGCCTGGTTGATACTTGAGGAGCCTACGACTACAAAACCATCGGCCGGCAGGCGGTCATTGGGGCGCACGATGACAACGTCACCGGGAACCAGCAGCTCCACGGGCATCTCCACCGTGCCATTTGCTCTGCGTACGATCGCGGTGGCTGGTGCGAGCTTGGACAGTGCCTCAATCGCTTTCTTGGCCCGCCCCATCGCGTAGCTTTCAAGGGAATGCCCCAGACTGAACAGGAACAGCAGCAGAGCCCCCTCCGCCCAGGCGCTGATGCTCGCGGCACCGACTGCGGCGAGAAGCATCAGCGAGTCGATCTCGAAGCGTTTCTGACGGATGTTGGTAACCGCTTCCTTAGTGGTGAACCATCCACCGAACACGTAGGCCGACACGTACAGAATCAGAGGCAGACGATCAATCAGGCCAAGTTTTCCTGCGAGAGCTCCGGCACCCAGGAGAGCACCACAGATCAGCGCGAAAATCAGCTCTGTGTTCATTCCAAAAATGCCGCCATGCTCATGGCTATGACCTTCATGCCCGGCTTGGTCATCAGGGCGTTCAAGCAAACTCTTCATAACTCGTCCCTTCTGGGGTCAAGGCTTCCAATTGCCCTCTGCAGTTGGGGAGCCGTCTCTGTTGGTTGGCTAAGATCTATTGCACGGTTTGCCCGAGCCCAGGCGTTAACATTTCGAAGCTATGGGGTATCGGGCGTAATAAAAAATGCCAGGCACTGCCTGGCATTTATGAATTCTCTAATTGTTCTGTTCAAATCGTTTACTACTTGTTGTTGATGCATTGCGAATACATCGAGTAACGAACAGTCTTGAGCGTGCCCTGGGAGTCCTCGAAGGTCATCAACCGTGGATAGACCTGGCAGGTACGGGGGTCCTGCGACTGACGTACGAATTTCGCAACGTCTATCTTCATGCCATATTTGTAATCCTGAATCTCTGGCATTGGCTTGCCATTTTTCTCCGCGTACTTGGCCACTGCGGTCTGGTGTTCCTTGGTGTATTGAAGCTGCTTGCTCTCGGAGAAAGTGTTGGCCTGCGAAGCCACCGAGAAAACAACAAGTGCAGCAGCGATAATTAGCTTTTTCATAAAACCCTCTCAATTTCAAAACTTCTCGGGCGTAACCTTAGCAATGCATAGGCATCACCGGCATGACGAGAAACTTACAATTTTGAAAGGTAAGTGCATCTACTTCACTTTAAACAAAAAAGCCCACAACACGTGTTGTGGGCTTCTCTTTAGCGGAGGCTGTTAGCTAACCACTTCGGCCTCGTCGCCGTCTTCATCCTTGCGGTGTGCCCAGTGATACAGGGCAGGCAGTACCAGCAAGGTCAGTGCGGTGGAGGACAGGATCCCGCCAATCACCACCGTCGCCAATGGCCGCTGAACTTCGGCACCGGTGCCGGTGGCCAAAGCCATCGGGATGAAGCCCAGGGACGCTACCAAGGCTGTCATCAGAACAGGTCGCAGACGGGTCAATGCACCTTCATCGACTGCCTGTCTGAGCGTTCGTCCCTCCTCCCTTAGCCCGCGGATGAAGGCAATCATCACCAGGCCGTTCAGTACTGCAACGCCGGACAGTGCAATGAAGCCGACACCTGCCGAGATCGACAGTGGGATGTCCCGCAGCCACAACGCCACAACACCACCGGTGAGTGCGAATGGAATACCGGTGAAGACCAGCATGCCGTCCTTCAGGTTGTTGAACATCAGGAACAACAAGGTCATGACCAGCAGCAAGGCGACTGGAACAACGATCTGCAGGCGTTTGGCAGCCGACTGCAGCTGCTCGAACTGGCCCCCCCAAGTCGTCCAGTAGCCCGCAGGGATTTGCACCTTCTTGTCCAGCGATGCGGTCGCCTCCTCAACGAAGGACCCCAGATCGCGGCCTCGAACGTTGGCGCTGACGATAACCAGACGTTTGCCGTTCTCGCGGCTGATTTGGTTCGGGCCCAGTTGCAGGTCCAGATTGGCGACCTGGGACAGCGGGATGAAGCCGATCTGATTGGCACCCTGTGCCGCATTGGCAGGTACCGGGATCAGCAAGCTGGACATACCCGCTACGTCGGTGCGAACGGTCTCTGGTAGGCGTACTACCATGTCGAACCGACGGTCGCCCTCATACAGCGTGCCGGCCTGACGGCCACCCACGGCGATAGCGATCGAGTTCTGAACATCCGCGATGTTCAGGCCGTAGCGTGCTGCTTTTTCGCGGTCAATGTTGATGGTCAGCACCGGCAGGCCGGATGTCTGCTCAACTTTCACTTCCGATGAGCCCGGGACCGCTTTGAGCGCTGCCGCGATCTTGTTGGCGGTGTTGTTGAGCACGTCCATGTCATCGCCGAAGACTTTCACAGCGACGTCACTACGCACGCCCGAAATCAGCTCGTTGAAACGCAGTTGGATTGGCTGCGACAACTCGTAGTTGCTTCCTGGAACACCCGCTGCGGCCTTCTGCACTTCAGCAATCAGCTCATCACGAGGCTTCTTCGGGTTAGGCCACTGATCCTGAGGCTTGAGCATGATGTAGGCGTCAGAGGCGTTCGGCGGCATCGGGTCAGATGCAATTTCTGCGGTACCCGAGCGTGCGAACATCCGCTCAACTTCAGGCACCTGCGCAATCACCGCTTTCTCCAGACGCTGCTGCATCTCGACAGATTGAGTGAGGCTCGTTCCAGGCACACGCATGGCCTGCATCGCAAAGTCACCCTCACTGAGGCTTGGGATGAACTCGCTACCCATACGACTTGCCAGCAAACCACTGAGCACGACCAAGGCTACTGCGGCCGAGAAAGCGATGTTCCGATGTCCCAGCACCCATTGCAGAACCGGTTCATAGCGCAGTCGAGCTGTGCGCATGACCACGCCTTCCTCTTCCTTCACCTTGCCAGTGACGAACATGGCAATAGCTGCAGGAACAAAGG belongs to Pseudomonas putida NBRC 14164 and includes:
- a CDS encoding heavy metal translocating P-type ATPase, which produces MKSLLERPDDQAGHEGHSHEHGGIFGMNTELIFALICGALLGAGALAGKLGLIDRLPLILYVSAYVFGGWFTTKEAVTNIRQKRFEIDSLMLLAAVGAASISAWAEGALLLFLFSLGHSLESYAMGRAKKAIEALSKLAPATAIVRRANGTVEMPVELLVPGDVVIVRPNDRLPADGFVVVGSSSINQAPVTGESVPVDKQPVPDAELARSKPDAVDAASKVFAGTINGETLIEVEVTRRSTESTLARVIKMVSEAEVRKSPTQRFTDRFQRIFVPLVLLLVVGLLFAGIFLDEPFRDSFYRAMAVLVAASPCALAIATPSAILSGIARAARGGVLIKGGAPLEELGSLNAMAFDKTGTLTEGRPRITDVIPIGGTQIEDLLNVAIAVESMSDHPLAAAIVRDGEEMIGTRRRFQAKNMSNMIGRGVRAELDGQFVWIGKVEMFGTNGIPALSKAALEAAERLRQSGRTTMVVRRADKDLGAIGLLDTPREGAKEALQKLREMGIERMVMISGDHNRVAEAVAKQVGLDEAWGDLMPEDKVKAIKNLRLSAKVAMVGDGVNDAPAMASSSVGIAMGAAGSDVALETADIALMADDIRQLPFAVGLSRHTRSIIHQNLFVSLGIVAILVPSTIMGLSIGAAVAIHEGSTLLVVFNALRLLAYRRST
- a CDS encoding DUF2790 domain-containing protein, producing the protein MKKLIIAAALVVFSVASQANTFSESKQLQYTKEHQTAVAKYAEKNGKPMPEIQDYKYGMKIDVAKFVRQSQDPRTCQVYPRLMTFEDSQGTLKTVRYSMYSQCINNK
- a CDS encoding CusA/CzcA family heavy metal efflux RND transporter, which translates into the protein MFERIIRFAIEQRIVVMIAVLIMAGIGIYSYQKLPIDAVPDITNVQVQINTAAPGYSPLETEQRITFPVETAMAGLPGLQQTRSLSRSGLSQVTVIFKDGTDIFFARQLINERLQVAKEQLPEGVEAVMGPVSTGLGEIFLWTVEAEDGAVKEDGTPYTPTDLRVIQDWIIKPQLRNVPGVAEINTIGGYAKQFLVAPDPKRLATYKLTLNDLVAALESNNANVGAGYIERNGEQLLIRAPGQVGNIEDIANIVITSVDGAPIRISSVADVSIGKELRTGAATENGREVVLGTVFMLIGENSRTVSQAVAAKLADINRTLPKGVVAVTVYDRTNLVEKAIATVKKNLVEGAILVIAILFLFLGNIRAALITAMVIPLSMLFTFTGMFNNKVSANLMSLGALDFGIIVDGAVVIVENAIRRLAHAQHKHGRMLTKTERFHEVFAAAREARRPLIFGQLIIMVVYLPIFALTGVEGKMFHPMAFTVVMALLGAMVLSVTFVPAAIAMFVTGKVKEEEGVVMRTARLRYEPVLQWVLGHRNIAFSAAVALVVLSGLLASRMGSEFIPSLSEGDFAMQAMRVPGTSLTQSVEMQQRLEKAVIAQVPEVERMFARSGTAEIASDPMPPNASDAYIMLKPQDQWPNPKKPRDELIAEVQKAAAGVPGSNYELSQPIQLRFNELISGVRSDVAVKVFGDDMDVLNNTANKIAAALKAVPGSSEVKVEQTSGLPVLTINIDREKAARYGLNIADVQNSIAIAVGGRQAGTLYEGDRRFDMVVRLPETVRTDVAGMSSLLIPVPANAAQGANQIGFIPLSQVANLDLQLGPNQISRENGKRLVIVSANVRGRDLGSFVEEATASLDKKVQIPAGYWTTWGGQFEQLQSAAKRLQIVVPVALLLVMTLLFLMFNNLKDGMLVFTGIPFALTGGVVALWLRDIPLSISAGVGFIALSGVAVLNGLVMIAFIRGLREEGRTLRQAVDEGALTRLRPVLMTALVASLGFIPMALATGTGAEVQRPLATVVIGGILSSTALTLLVLPALYHWAHRKDEDGDEAEVVS